In the genome of Aspergillus flavus chromosome 8, complete sequence, one region contains:
- a CDS encoding oxidoreductase (hypothetical protein Ao3042_00405), producing MPTTRYFDQCPPFPSNLHIVPLPKVSLEGLQNGSEHESQLLFQACQEWGFFSLDLRQSDKGNELLGDAEQMFDLTRETFDLDQSVLDNYAYKPPHDLTGYKRKGQHRTDDGKMDCMELYSINQDDILDIILTCLDHQLGLTPGTLSALSPLEQISETSVRLLLSQSQSSPKYDNITLGGHTDIGSITLLFNVVGGLQILPADRENKLENWLYVKPEPGHALVNIGDTLVEWTGGLLRSSLHRVLTAPGEQALVGRQSVAYLVRPRNSASMQRLKGGIIPPVEEGQDDETRSVNEWAGWRARQIMLGQLKPQTRGGKSVVTPA from the exons ATGCCGACAACCAGATATTTTGACCAATGCCCTCCATTCCCATCCAATCTTCATATTGTGCCCTTGCCAAAGGTGTCTCTGGAAGGCCTTCAGAATGGAAGCGAGCACGAGAGCCAACTCTTATTCCAAGCCTGTCAGGAATGGGGATTTTTCTCGCTAGATCTGCGCCAGTCGGACAAAGGCAATGAGCTTCTAGGGGACGCGGAGCAAATGTTCGATCTGACAAGGGAAACCTTCGACCTCGACCAGTCGGTTCTTGATAACTATGCCTACAAGCCGCCTCATGACCTAACCGG gtACAAGCGTAAGGGTCAACATAGGACAGATGATGGTAAAATGGATTGCATGGAGCTTTATTCCATAAACCAAGACGATATTCTTG ATATCATATTAACTTGTCTTGACCATCAACTGGGGCTTACACCTGGAACCCTCAGTGCACTCAGTCCCTTAGAACAAATCTCTGAGACATCGGTCCGATTACTACTGAGTCAGTCCCAATCTAGCCCTAAGTACGATAATATCACTCTCGGTGGGCATACTGATATTGGCTCCATCACGCTGCTATTCAATGTGGTTGGTGGACTACAGATCCTCCCGGCAGACCGTGAAAACAAGCTAGAAAACTGGCTGTATGTGAAGCCGGAACCGGGGCATGCGCTGGTGAACATCGGCGATACCCTTGTTGAGTGGACAGGTGGACTTCTGCGAAGCTCCTTGCATCGTGTTTTAACGGCCCCGGGGGAGCAGGCGCTGGTGGGCCGTCAAAGCGTGGCCTATTTGGTGCGCCCACGGAACAGTGCCTCCATGCAGAGGCTGAAGGGCGGCATTATTCCACCAGTGGAGGAGGGTCAGGATGATGAGACACGCTCGGTCAATGAATGGGCTGGATGGCGCGCTAGGCAGATCATGCTTGGCCAGCTTAAGCCACAGACAAGGGGCGGGAAGTCGGTGGTAACACCGGCGTAG